The Blattabacterium cuenoti genome includes a region encoding these proteins:
- the hisH gene encoding imidazole glycerol phosphate synthase subunit HisH, translated as MKTIIIKYPAGNVQSVLFSLERIGVQATVTDSKESIQNAEKIILPGVGEANFAMKYLKEKKLNLLLSELKQPILGICLGMQLLCKHSEESNTTCLGVFDLLVKKFQSCDKNDKIPQIGWNTINKLKGPLFENVPNGSYQYFVHSYYVPLGKYTIAKTEYILNYSAALQKNNFYAVQFHPEKSSYVGHKILENFIRL; from the coding sequence ATGAAAACGATTATCATAAAATATCCTGCAGGAAATGTTCAATCAGTTCTTTTTTCTTTAGAAAGGATAGGAGTACAAGCTACAGTTACAGATTCTAAAGAATCCATTCAAAATGCAGAAAAAATTATTTTACCTGGGGTTGGAGAAGCTAATTTTGCAATGAAATATTTAAAAGAAAAAAAATTGAATTTACTTTTATCAGAATTAAAACAACCTATATTGGGTATCTGTTTAGGTATGCAACTACTTTGTAAACATTCAGAAGAAAGCAATACTACATGTTTGGGAGTTTTTGATTTATTAGTAAAAAAATTTCAATCTTGTGATAAGAATGATAAGATTCCTCAAATAGGTTGGAATACAATTAATAAGTTGAAAGGTCCTTTATTTGAAAATGTACCAAATGGTAGTTATCAATATTTTGTTCATAGTTATTATGTTCCTTTAGGAAAATATACCATAGCAAAAACAGAATATATACTAAATTATAGTGCGGCCTTACAAAAAAATAATTTTTATGCAGTCCAATTTCATCCTGAAAAATCTTCTTATGTAGGACATAAAATATTGGAAAATTTTATTCGATTATAA
- the metF gene encoding methylenetetrahydrofolate reductase [NAD(P)H], with translation MKVTEHIAKSKKSLFSFEILPPLRGRDIKDIFSTLDPLMEFRPPFIDVTYHREEFIYVEKDNGLLQRRKISRRPGTVGICAAIMNKYGIDAVPHLICGGFNKQMTENALIDLNFLGIDNVLVLRGDPMKYERNFFAQKDGHKYALELVKQVQDLNIGKYLDKTFVEKKEAPLFDFCIGVAGYPEKHLEAPNIESDLFFLKKKIEAGANYIVTQMFFDNKKFFSFVKKCRSEGISVPIIPGIKPISSKKQLNILPSRFYLNIPNELVKEIEKTKDKKNVSHIGIEWAIHQSKELKNSGVKVIHYYTMDRPENIYKIVQAIY, from the coding sequence ATGAAAGTCACTGAGCATATAGCTAAATCAAAGAAAAGTTTATTTTCTTTTGAGATCTTACCTCCTTTAAGAGGACGTGATATTAAAGATATTTTTTCTACTTTAGATCCATTAATGGAGTTTCGTCCTCCTTTTATTGATGTGACTTATCATCGTGAAGAATTTATTTATGTAGAAAAAGATAATGGCCTTTTACAGAGAAGGAAAATTTCGAGACGGCCAGGTACCGTAGGTATTTGTGCTGCTATTATGAATAAATATGGAATAGATGCAGTTCCTCATTTAATTTGTGGAGGTTTTAATAAACAAATGACAGAAAATGCTTTAATCGATCTCAATTTTTTAGGGATAGACAACGTTTTGGTTCTTAGAGGAGATCCTATGAAATATGAAAGAAATTTTTTTGCGCAAAAAGATGGACACAAATATGCCCTAGAACTAGTGAAACAAGTTCAAGATTTGAATATAGGAAAATATCTCGATAAAACTTTTGTGGAAAAAAAAGAAGCTCCATTATTTGATTTTTGTATTGGAGTAGCAGGATATCCAGAAAAACATTTAGAAGCTCCAAATATAGAGAGCGATTTATTTTTTTTAAAAAAAAAAATAGAAGCAGGAGCTAATTATATTGTGACTCAAATGTTTTTTGACAACAAAAAATTCTTTTCTTTTGTAAAAAAATGTAGATCGGAAGGGATTTCTGTTCCTATTATACCTGGAATCAAGCCTATTTCTTCTAAAAAGCAATTAAATATTCTTCCATCTCGTTTTTATTTAAATATTCCTAATGAATTAGTAAAAGAAATAGAAAAAACGAAAGATAAAAAAAATGTATCTCATATTGGAATTGAATGGGCTATTCATCAATCTAAAGAATTAAAGAATTCTGGAGTAAAAGTTATTCATTATTATACAATGGATAGACCAGAAAATATTTATAAAATAGTTCAAGCAATTTATTGA
- the hisIE gene encoding bifunctional phosphoribosyl-AMP cyclohydrolase/phosphoribosyl-ATP diphosphatase HisIE, with translation MIDFKKNLIPVIVQDSKTDKVLMLGYMNQEAYQKSIDEKKVTFYSRSKKRLWTKGEISKNYLFIKKILIDCDQDTLLIKAEPAGPICHKGSDTCWNEINHNNFLFHLENIISNKIKKKQENSYIYQLSKKGINRISQKLGEEAVELIIESKDDNKNLFLNESADLLFHYLILLKKKGFKIQDVINILENRHSNS, from the coding sequence ATGATAGATTTTAAAAAAAATTTGATCCCCGTGATTGTTCAGGATTCAAAAACAGATAAGGTATTAATGTTAGGCTATATGAATCAAGAAGCTTATCAAAAAAGCATTGATGAAAAAAAAGTAACTTTTTATAGTAGATCGAAAAAAAGATTATGGACTAAAGGAGAAATTAGTAAAAATTACCTTTTTATTAAAAAAATATTAATTGATTGTGATCAAGATACATTATTAATTAAAGCAGAACCAGCAGGTCCTATTTGTCATAAAGGATCAGATACGTGTTGGAATGAAATAAATCATAATAATTTTTTATTTCATTTGGAAAATATAATATCAAATAAAATAAAAAAAAAACAAGAAAATTCTTATATATATCAATTATCGAAAAAAGGAATTAATAGAATCTCTCAAAAATTAGGAGAAGAAGCAGTAGAACTTATTATTGAATCTAAAGATGATAATAAAAATTTATTTTTAAATGAATCTGCAGACTTACTTTTTCATTATCTTATTCTTTTGAAAAAAAAGGGATTCAAAATACAAGACGTAATTAATATTCTGGAAAATAGGCATTCAAATTCTTAA
- the hisF gene encoding imidazole glycerol phosphate synthase subunit HisF, whose translation MLVKRIIPCLDIKNGRTVKGVNFKHLKDAGDPVELGFWYTKQGADELIFLDITATNERRKTLIDLVKDISRHINIPFTVGGGIQEEKDVEDLLNAGADKISINTAAFKNPDLLEILSRRFGSQCIVLAIDTKYEEDEWWVYLNGGRISTDTKTLDWAKEGINRGAGEILLTSMNHDGTKNGFALDITRKISENISTPVIASGGAGKLEDFYHIFKKGKADAALAASIFHYREIKISKLKYYLNRLHIPVRV comes from the coding sequence ATGTTAGTTAAACGGATCATTCCTTGTTTAGATATAAAAAACGGAAGGACAGTAAAGGGAGTAAATTTTAAACATTTAAAAGATGCTGGAGATCCAGTAGAATTGGGATTTTGGTATACCAAGCAAGGAGCAGATGAATTAATATTTCTGGATATTACAGCAACAAATGAAAGACGTAAAACATTAATTGACTTAGTAAAAGATATTTCACGTCATATTAATATTCCTTTTACAGTTGGTGGAGGAATTCAGGAAGAAAAAGATGTTGAAGATTTGTTAAATGCGGGAGCAGATAAAATTTCTATAAATACAGCTGCTTTTAAAAATCCAGATCTTTTAGAAATACTTTCTAGAAGATTTGGAAGTCAATGTATCGTATTGGCTATTGATACAAAATATGAAGAAGATGAATGGTGGGTATATTTAAATGGAGGAAGAATATCGACTGATACTAAAACCTTAGATTGGGCTAAGGAAGGAATAAATAGAGGAGCTGGAGAAATATTATTAACTTCAATGAATCATGACGGAACAAAAAATGGATTCGCATTGGATATCACTAGAAAAATATCTGAAAATATTTCCACTCCGGTTATTGCTTCAGGTGGAGCTGGTAAATTAGAAGATTTTTATCATATATTTAAAAAAGGAAAAGCTGATGCAGCTTTAGCTGCCAGTATATTTCACTATAGAGAAATAAAAATTTCAAAATTAAAATATTATTTAAATCGTCTTCACATACCTGTTAGGGTATAA
- the hisB gene encoding bifunctional histidinol-phosphatase/imidazoleglycerol-phosphate dehydratase HisB → MKKILFLDRDGTLIRENPPTYQIDSIDKINFYPKVIFFLSKIVQELDYDLVMITNQDGLGTDQFPDHIFWPIHNHILNVLKNEGINFLSVHIDKTFPEEKSPNRKPGVGMLKNYLKSDCYNISKSFVIGDRLTDILLAKNLGCQSIWIKDNHHHNHKNLTQKEKNYYSSIDEKDLKKTISFTTDSWENIYEYLSSVSTKKLTHQRNTLETNVQITISLYGKGRAYIQTGLRFFDHLLQQIAFHSSIDLNIQTKGDLDVDDHHTIEDTGITLGEIFYRALGNKKGIERYGFYSLPMDDSLSTIALDIGGRSQLFWKAKFFRERIGKISTEMFIHFFKSFSASAKCNLHIYATGKNDHHKIESIFKCFGRAIKMAIQKNSYNQIPSTKGIL, encoded by the coding sequence ATGAAAAAAATATTGTTTCTAGATAGAGATGGGACTCTCATACGAGAAAACCCACCTACTTATCAAATTGATTCTATTGATAAAATCAATTTTTATCCAAAAGTTATATTTTTCTTGTCAAAAATTGTTCAAGAATTGGATTACGATTTGGTTATGATCACTAATCAAGATGGGTTAGGAACAGATCAATTTCCTGATCATATTTTTTGGCCTATACATAATCATATCTTAAATGTTTTAAAAAATGAAGGTATTAATTTTCTTTCTGTACATATAGATAAAACTTTTCCAGAAGAAAAGTCTCCAAATAGAAAACCTGGAGTAGGAATGTTAAAAAATTATTTAAAATCTGATTGTTACAATATTTCTAAATCTTTTGTAATTGGAGATAGATTAACAGATATTTTGTTGGCTAAAAATTTAGGATGTCAATCCATATGGATTAAAGATAATCATCATCATAATCATAAAAATTTGACACAAAAAGAAAAAAATTATTATTCAAGTATAGATGAAAAAGATCTCAAAAAAACAATATCCTTCACAACTGATAGCTGGGAAAATATTTATGAATATCTATCATCAGTTTCAACTAAAAAATTGACTCATCAACGAAATACATTAGAAACAAATGTTCAAATTACTATTTCTCTTTATGGAAAAGGAAGAGCCTATATTCAAACAGGACTTAGATTTTTTGATCATCTGTTGCAACAAATAGCATTTCATAGTTCTATAGATTTAAATATTCAAACAAAAGGAGATCTTGATGTAGATGACCATCATACTATAGAAGATACTGGTATTACTTTAGGTGAAATTTTTTATCGGGCTTTAGGAAACAAAAAAGGAATAGAACGTTATGGATTCTATTCTCTTCCTATGGATGATAGTCTATCTACAATTGCATTAGATATTGGAGGAAGAAGTCAATTATTTTGGAAAGCAAAATTTTTCAGGGAAAGAATAGGAAAAATTTCCACTGAAATGTTTATCCATTTTTTTAAATCTTTTTCCGCATCAGCCAAATGTAATTTACATATTTATGCTACAGGAAAAAATGATCATCATAAAATAGAATCTATTTTTAAATGTTTTGGAAGAGCTATTAAAATGGCAATACAAAAGAATTCTTATAATCAAATACCTAGTACAAAAGGTATATTGTAA
- a CDS encoding pyruvate dehydrogenase complex E1 component subunit beta, producing MKKKSFREVIAEAMSEEMRRDHTVYLMGEEVAQYNGAYKASKGMLEEFGPKRIIDTPISELGFSGIGVGSAMNGCRPIIEFMTFNFSLVAMDQIINNAAKIRYMSGGQWNIPIVFRGPTGSAGQLGATHSQSFESWYASCPGLKVVIPCNPYDAKGLLKSSIRDNNPVIFMESEQMYGDQMMIPDEEYLIPIGKADVKKKGTDISLVSFGKIMKIALNVAYKLDKENISVEVIDIRTIRPLDYESIVFSVQKTNRLVILEESWPFSSIASEISYFIQKKAFDYLDAPIHRITLLDTPAPYASNLIKNWFPDEKKIINAIKKTLYLNV from the coding sequence ATGAAAAAAAAGAGTTTTCGTGAAGTTATAGCAGAAGCTATGAGTGAAGAAATGAGAAGAGATCATACTGTGTATTTGATGGGAGAAGAAGTCGCCCAATATAATGGGGCTTATAAAGCTTCTAAGGGAATGTTAGAAGAATTTGGACCAAAAAGAATTATTGATACTCCTATATCGGAATTAGGTTTTTCTGGAATAGGTGTAGGATCTGCTATGAATGGATGTAGACCTATTATTGAGTTCATGACTTTTAATTTTTCCTTAGTTGCGATGGATCAAATTATTAATAATGCAGCAAAAATACGTTATATGAGTGGAGGACAATGGAATATTCCCATTGTTTTTAGAGGGCCCACAGGTTCTGCAGGACAATTAGGCGCTACACATTCTCAATCTTTTGAAAGTTGGTATGCTAGTTGTCCTGGATTAAAAGTGGTTATTCCATGTAATCCTTATGATGCAAAAGGTCTTTTAAAATCTTCAATAAGAGATAATAATCCAGTAATTTTTATGGAATCTGAACAAATGTACGGAGATCAGATGATGATTCCAGATGAAGAATATCTCATACCCATTGGAAAAGCAGATGTAAAAAAAAAAGGAACTGATATCAGTTTAGTATCTTTTGGAAAGATTATGAAAATAGCTTTAAATGTCGCATATAAGTTGGATAAAGAAAATATTAGTGTGGAAGTAATAGATATTAGAACCATACGTCCATTGGACTATGAGTCTATTGTTTTTTCTGTCCAGAAAACCAATCGTTTAGTAATTTTGGAAGAATCATGGCCTTTCTCATCTATTGCTTCTGAGATTTCATATTTTATACAAAAAAAAGCATTTGATTATCTTGATGCTCCTATTCATAGAATAACTTTATTAGATACTCCTGCACCTTATGCTTCTAATTTGATAAAAAATTGGTTTCCTGATGAAAAAAAAATAATCAACGCTATAAAAAAAACCCTTTATTTAAATGTTTAA
- the rsmA gene encoding 16S rRNA (adenine(1518)-N(6)/adenine(1519)-N(6))-dimethyltransferase RsmA — MHKFYFKKKFDQYFLKDHNIAKKIVNYLSFEGYNTVVEVGPGLGILTKYLLKLNNKTDSCNHIFLIEIDEKLICFLRKIFPSYRDKIIHRDFLKWNPEEIHLQNFAVIGNFPYKISSQILFHILKYNQYIPECIGMFQKEVAKRITSRKGKKTYGILSVLVQTFYNVKYLFTVKKKVFFPTPNVQSGVISLKRKNEMIHCNKNMLFQCVKIAFNQRRKKLRNSLQLFNYIQNFHEIPFLNKRAEELSVNEFLQLTKEIEIRK; from the coding sequence ATGCATAAATTTTATTTTAAAAAAAAATTTGATCAATATTTTTTAAAAGATCATAATATAGCCAAAAAAATTGTAAACTATCTTTCTTTCGAAGGTTACAATACAGTAGTGGAAGTTGGGCCTGGATTAGGAATCCTAACTAAATATTTGTTAAAGTTAAATAATAAAACCGATTCATGCAATCATATCTTTCTAATAGAAATCGATGAGAAATTAATTTGCTTTTTAAGAAAAATTTTTCCAAGTTATAGAGATAAAATTATTCATAGAGATTTTTTAAAATGGAATCCTGAAGAAATTCATTTACAAAATTTTGCAGTGATTGGTAATTTTCCTTACAAAATTTCTTCTCAAATATTATTTCATATATTAAAATATAATCAATATATACCAGAATGCATTGGCATGTTTCAAAAAGAAGTTGCAAAACGAATTACATCTCGAAAAGGAAAAAAAACTTATGGAATTTTATCAGTTTTAGTTCAAACATTTTATAATGTAAAATATCTTTTTACTGTAAAAAAAAAGGTCTTTTTCCCCACTCCAAATGTACAATCTGGAGTAATCTCCTTAAAAAGGAAAAATGAAATGATTCACTGTAACAAAAATATGTTATTTCAATGCGTTAAAATTGCTTTTAATCAAAGAAGAAAAAAATTGAGAAATTCTCTACAACTATTTAACTATATTCAAAATTTTCACGAAATACCTTTTTTAAACAAAAGAGCAGAAGAATTATCTGTAAATGAATTTCTTCAATTAACAAAAGAAATAGAAATTAGGAAATGA
- the hisA gene encoding 1-(5-phosphoribosyl)-5-[(5-phosphoribosylamino)methylideneamino]imidazole-4-carboxamide isomerase gives MDIIVAIDLIDGKCVRLIQGDFKRKKIYNKDPLEVAFLLEDHGISRLHLVDLDGAKKGKVVHWKILEKIAKHTHLIIDFGGGLHSEEDIRLVFENGGHMATVGSIAVKKPFLLKKWIDIYGGDKILLGVDVKNNKIATNGWTKFIDFPLFDFLEEKSNHGIQKIFCTDISKDGVLSGPSFFLYKKIIEKFPNIKLIASGGISNINDIDQLFELGCSGVIVGKAIYENKISLSHLKNWTKKRNNNNQIC, from the coding sequence ATGGATATTATAGTAGCTATAGATTTAATTGATGGAAAATGTGTTCGATTAATACAAGGTGATTTTAAAAGAAAAAAAATTTACAATAAAGATCCATTAGAGGTTGCTTTTTTATTGGAAGATCATGGAATATCTAGACTTCATTTAGTTGATTTGGACGGAGCGAAAAAAGGAAAAGTTGTTCATTGGAAAATATTGGAAAAAATAGCGAAACACACACATTTAATTATAGATTTTGGAGGAGGTCTTCATTCTGAAGAGGATATCCGTCTTGTATTTGAAAATGGAGGTCATATGGCAACTGTCGGTAGCATTGCTGTGAAAAAACCTTTTCTTTTAAAAAAATGGATTGATATTTATGGGGGAGACAAAATTTTATTAGGAGTAGATGTGAAAAATAATAAAATAGCGACCAATGGATGGACTAAATTTATTGATTTTCCACTTTTTGATTTTTTAGAAGAAAAAAGCAATCATGGAATTCAAAAAATTTTTTGTACAGATATATCTAAAGATGGAGTTTTATCAGGTCCTTCTTTTTTTTTATATAAGAAAATTATTGAAAAATTTCCAAATATTAAATTGATAGCAAGTGGAGGAATTAGTAATATAAATGATATAGATCAATTATTTGAATTAGGTTGTAGTGGAGTTATTGTTGGAAAAGCTATATATGAAAATAAAATATCATTATCACATCTTAAAAATTGGACAAAAAAGAGAAATAATAACAATCAAATATGTTAG
- the hisC gene encoding histidinol-phosphate transaminase, with protein MNKFNLNSLIRDNILNLDPYISARIEHNQEKNYIFLDANENSFGSPLSFFNSYNRYPDPLQKKLKKKISEFKNISSSQIFIGNGSDEIIDLVYRIFSQPGIDHAIIFPPTYGMYEVCGKIHGVDIKKIFLKEENYQLNLDEIEKNINPHSKIIFICSPNNPTGNDIKREDIEIIIKKFTGIVVLDEAYIDFSNQKSFSVEIDKYPNLIVLQTLSKSWGLAGLRIGIAITSQSIIQWMNKVKYPYNISLISQKIAIQALDNRDLFFFHLKNIIAEKEYMQKSLNQIPIIEKVYPSSANFLLAKINFSSKNLYQYLMKKKIVVRDRSKIILCNNCLRITVGTHEENEYLIDQIQKYSKIKM; from the coding sequence ATGAATAAGTTTAATTTGAATTCTCTAATCAGAGATAATATTTTAAATCTGGACCCTTATATTTCTGCTAGAATAGAACATAATCAAGAAAAAAACTATATTTTTTTAGATGCTAATGAAAATTCTTTTGGTTCCCCTTTATCTTTTTTTAATTCTTATAATAGATATCCGGATCCTTTGCAAAAAAAATTGAAAAAAAAAATATCCGAATTTAAAAATATTTCTTCATCTCAAATATTTATTGGAAATGGAAGTGACGAAATTATTGATTTAGTTTATCGTATTTTTTCTCAACCAGGAATAGATCATGCTATTATTTTTCCCCCTACTTATGGGATGTATGAAGTATGTGGAAAAATTCATGGAGTGGATATAAAAAAAATTTTTCTAAAAGAAGAAAATTATCAATTAAATTTGGATGAAATAGAAAAAAATATAAATCCACATAGTAAAATTATTTTTATTTGTTCTCCAAATAATCCTACTGGAAATGATATCAAAAGAGAAGATATTGAAATTATAATAAAAAAATTTACAGGTATTGTCGTTTTAGATGAAGCATATATAGATTTTTCAAATCAAAAATCTTTTTCTGTAGAAATTGATAAATATCCGAATTTAATTGTTCTACAAACACTGTCTAAATCTTGGGGATTAGCAGGATTAAGAATAGGAATCGCTATTACATCTCAATCGATTATTCAATGGATGAACAAAGTAAAATATCCATATAATATTAGTCTCATTTCTCAAAAAATAGCTATCCAAGCATTGGATAATAGAGATTTATTTTTTTTTCATTTAAAAAATATTATTGCGGAAAAGGAATATATGCAAAAATCTTTAAATCAAATTCCTATCATAGAAAAAGTATATCCTAGTTCTGCTAATTTTTTATTAGCAAAAATAAATTTTTCATCTAAAAATCTTTATCAATATTTAATGAAAAAAAAAATAGTTGTTAGAGATCGTTCAAAAATTATTTTATGTAATAATTGTTTAAGAATTACAGTAGGAACTCATGAAGAAAATGAGTATTTAATAGATCAGATTCAAAAATACTCTAAAATAAAAATGTAA
- a CDS encoding bifunctional 5,10-methylenetetrahydrofolate dehydrogenase/5,10-methenyltetrahydrofolate cyclohydrolase has translation MTTQLLDGNLLAIEIRNEISNIIEEKIVNKNKRIPHLGIILTGNNSSSITYVNNKIKECKKIGIKYSLVHLPINSLEEELLVEINKMNQNPCIDGFIVQLPLEKHINQDKIILSINPKKDVDGFHPENFGKMTFGIETFFPATALGILTILDKYKIQISGKYTVIIGRSRIVGRPISILMSRKNNLGNSTVTLTHSKTKNIEYYTKQADIIIVAVGIPKFLKGKMIKKGAVIIDVGIHNHDKKILGDVDFYSVYGKASYLTPVPGGIGPMTRVMLLKNTLFAALNNRIDK, from the coding sequence ATGACTACTCAATTATTAGATGGGAATCTATTAGCTATAGAAATAAGAAACGAAATATCCAATATCATAGAGGAAAAAATAGTAAATAAAAATAAACGTATTCCTCATCTTGGAATTATTTTAACAGGAAATAATAGTTCTAGCATAACATATGTCAATAATAAAATTAAAGAATGCAAAAAAATCGGAATCAAGTATTCTTTGGTCCATTTGCCTATAAATAGTTTAGAAGAAGAATTATTGGTAGAAATAAATAAAATGAATCAAAATCCATGTATTGATGGTTTTATTGTCCAACTTCCTCTAGAAAAACACATAAATCAAGATAAAATTATCTTATCTATCAACCCTAAAAAAGATGTGGATGGATTTCATCCTGAAAATTTTGGTAAAATGACTTTTGGAATAGAAACTTTTTTTCCTGCTACAGCATTAGGAATATTGACGATTTTAGATAAATACAAAATTCAAATATCAGGTAAATATACTGTGATAATTGGGAGAAGTAGAATAGTGGGAAGACCAATAAGCATACTCATGAGTAGAAAAAATAATCTTGGAAATAGTACGGTAACACTTACTCATAGTAAAACTAAAAATATAGAATATTACACAAAACAAGCTGATATTATAATAGTAGCTGTAGGAATTCCAAAATTCCTTAAAGGAAAAATGATCAAAAAAGGAGCTGTTATTATAGATGTTGGTATACATAATCATGATAAAAAAATATTAGGAGATGTAGATTTTTATAGTGTTTATGGAAAAGCCTCTTATTTAACTCCAGTTCCAGGAGGAATAGGACCTATGACCCGTGTTATGTTATTAAAAAATACTTTATTTGCAGCATTAAATAATAGAATAGATAAATGA
- the serS gene encoding serine--tRNA ligase encodes MLKISFIRKNKEKVLLGLEKRNFTKLHLVNEILILDEKKKIIQNILNKILEKENLISKKIGQILSLNNDDHQIKYLKEKSSSLEEKKINISVQLKKISKDLEKKLNQIPNIPDEKVKKNSIKKDVILQEGDIHSSVVNPLPHWELSKKFCLFDSNLGTKISGSGFLVYMGKGAKLQRSLIQYFLDRNIQASYKEYSLPYLVNEKSGYATGQVPDKENQMYFIEKDNFYLIPTGEIPIMNCYRDRILTYIDLPIKATTYTSCFRREAGSYGSKVRGLNRLHQFEKVEIIQITTPYSSFSSLKEMVLHVKNILQSLNLPFRIICLNGPDLGFSSAITYDLEVYSMAQKKWLEVSSVSNCTNFQSNRLRLRYKTVAGKIELCHTLNGSALALPRIMAALLENNQTENQINIPKVLIPYTEFDHIK; translated from the coding sequence ATGCTTAAAATCTCTTTTATACGAAAGAACAAAGAAAAAGTTTTATTGGGATTAGAAAAACGTAATTTTACAAAATTACATCTTGTCAATGAAATATTAATTTTAGACGAAAAAAAAAAAATAATTCAAAATATTTTAAACAAAATATTGGAAAAAGAAAATTTGATATCAAAAAAAATAGGTCAAATTTTAAGTTTAAATAATGATGATCATCAAATCAAATATTTGAAGGAAAAATCTTCTTCCTTAGAAGAAAAAAAAATAAATATTTCTGTTCAATTAAAAAAAATTTCAAAAGATTTAGAAAAAAAATTAAATCAAATTCCTAATATACCTGATGAAAAAGTAAAAAAGAATTCTATAAAAAAAGATGTTATCCTTCAGGAAGGAGACATTCATTCTTCTGTTGTCAATCCTTTGCCTCATTGGGAATTATCAAAAAAATTTTGTTTATTTGATTCAAATTTGGGAACAAAAATATCTGGATCAGGTTTTTTAGTTTATATGGGAAAAGGAGCTAAATTACAAAGAAGTTTAATTCAATATTTTCTAGATCGAAACATACAAGCTTCATATAAAGAATACAGTTTACCTTATCTTGTTAATGAGAAGTCTGGATATGCTACGGGACAAGTTCCAGATAAAGAAAACCAAATGTATTTTATAGAAAAAGATAACTTTTATTTAATTCCTACTGGAGAAATTCCTATCATGAACTGTTATAGAGACAGAATATTAACATACATAGATCTTCCTATAAAAGCGACTACTTATACTTCTTGTTTTAGAAGAGAAGCAGGATCTTATGGATCAAAAGTTAGAGGATTAAATAGATTACACCAATTTGAAAAAGTAGAAATTATTCAAATAACTACACCATATTCTTCTTTTTCTTCATTAAAAGAAATGGTTTTACATGTAAAAAATATTTTACAATCATTAAACTTACCTTTTCGTATCATTTGTTTGAATGGGCCAGATCTTGGCTTTTCTTCTGCTATAACTTATGATTTGGAAGTTTATTCTATGGCACAAAAAAAATGGTTAGAAGTGAGTTCTGTATCAAATTGTACTAATTTTCAATCTAATAGATTACGTCTTAGATATAAAACAGTTGCAGGTAAAATAGAATTATGTCATACTCTTAATGGTAGTGCTTTAGCTTTGCCACGAATAATGGCAGCTTTGTTAGAAAATAATCAGACTGAAAATCAAATTAATATTCCTAAAGTTTTAATTCCTTACACAGAATTTGATCATATTAAGTAA